In Humulus lupulus chromosome 6, drHumLupu1.1, whole genome shotgun sequence, a single genomic region encodes these proteins:
- the LOC133784612 gene encoding receptor-like protein EIX1: MGGEIGPSLVDLQHLRYLDLSCNNFSKIPKFIGSLTKLKYLNFEQNPIVDAFPFQLGNLTKLQVLNLDIDNYGLMIDNNLEWLSHLSSLKIFKLSNTNFTKATNWFQSIKTAPSLSSLRLYNCLFPTIDVINKSSSNSLTKLDIVYNTIHPKTIPWLLNISSNLFSLTFLENEVRGPLPNCFQNIRTLAHIDLSYNEFVGGIPKSLGSLCNLQELSLSENNFNTTLSDVLESLRGCAKDSLEILDLRSNQLKGSFPISKAFPLNGTLPEDIGKLHHLKILFLKWNSFTGTLTEAIGELQHLENLYVSSNAFTGLVTEAHFKRLSNLKRLSFLDNPLTLTFNSTWVPPFQLVDIFELKILNLSSNELYGPIPTYLSNVKTLFLSNNMLHSLRTFLCEPVHGSIEILHISNNMLNGSLLDCHLNLKNLTVLKLDNNNFFGEIPRSIGLLHGIQYLLLGHNNFFGNLPSSLQNCTQLKVLDVEDNNLEGNIPTWIGKRLTNLIFFRLKSNNLFGAIPSNLCHLQSVQIFDISMNNIGGHIPSCIKNFSSMIDKRDIFQVSNMQIHVNLDDNIGLNYEMDTFIMWKGVNRQFKEILRLINLINLSSNKLNGKIPEELTNLVELIELNISKNNLSGAIPANIGNLKKLQKGKIPIGTQLQSFDALMYIDNDGLCGRPLANSCLGDESPNYHQDHSSFVEDEEWFDMSGLHMGIGVGFVVGFAGICEIYYEKLIHQLVVSIKCHKVEVCISSSTNGYSSMKFINYNGSEILFFL; this comes from the exons ATGGGTGGTGAAATTGGTCCCTCCTTAGTTGATTTGCAACATTTGAGGTACTTAGATCTTAGTTGCAATAACTTCAGTAAAATTCCCAAGTTTATTGGTTCTTTAACTAAACTCAAGTATCTCAACTTTGAACAAAATCCTATCGTCGATGCTTTTCCTTTCCAGCTTGGGAATCTCACTAAGTTACAAGTTCTCAATCTTGATATTGACAATTATGGTCTCATGATTGATAATAATCTTGAATGGCTTTCTCATCTCTCTTCCCTAAAAATCTTTAAACTGAGTAACACCAATTTCACCAAAGCCACAAATTGGTTTCAATCCATTAAAACTGCTCCCTCTTTGTCAAGTTTAAGATTATATAATTGTCTTTTTCCGACAATAGATGTCATCAACAAAAGCTCTTCAAATTCTCTCACAAAACTTGACATTGTATACAATACCATACATCCTAAGACAATTCCATGGTTGCTCAATATAAGTAGCAATCTCTTTAGTTTGACCTTTTTGGAAAATGAAGTAAGAGGTCCACTTCCaaattgttttcaaaacataAGAACTCTTGCACACATTGACCTGTCATACAATGAATTTGTTGGTGGAATACCAAAATCATTGGGAAGTCTTTGCAATCTTCAAGAGCTCTCTCTGTCAGAGAATAATTTCAATACAACACTTTCGGATGTTTTAGAAAGCCTTAGAGGTTGTGCTAAAGATTCTTTAGAAATATTGGATTTAAGATCAAACCAATTAAAAGGATCCTTTCCAATTTCGAAAGCATTTCCG CTTAATGGTACCTTACCGGAAGATATTGGCAAGCTTCATCATCTTAAGATTTTGTTTCTCAAATGGAACTCTTTCACTGGTACTTTAACTGAAGCTATTGGTGAGCTCCAACATCTTGAGAATTTATATGTCTCTTCAAACGCTTTCACGGGACTTGTCACTGAAGCTCACTTTAAAAGACTTTCCAACTTGAAAAGGCTTTCTTTTTTGGATAACCCCTTAACATTGACCTTCAACTCTACTTGGGTTCCACCATTTCAACTAGTTGAT ATTTTTGAGTTGAAGATTCTAAATCTGTCTTCAAATGAATTATATGGTCCTATTCCAACTTATCTATCAAATGTGAAGACATTGTTTCTCTCTAATAATATGCTTCATAGTCTAAGGACTTTTCTTTGTGAACCAGTACATGGGTCAATAGAAATTCTTCACATTTCAAATAACATGTTGAATGGAAGCCTTCTCGATTGTCATTTGAATTTAAAGAATCTGACTGTTCTGAAATTAGATAACAACAATTTCTTTGGAGAAATTCCAAGATCAATCGGTTTGTTACATGGAATTCAATATTTGCTTTTGGGGCACAATAATTTCTTTGGAAATCTTCCTTCATCCTTACAAAATTGTACGCAACTTAAGGTTCTTGATGTCGAGGATAATAATCTTGAAGGAAATATACCAACTTGGATTGGGAAAAGACTAACAAATTTGATTTTCTTTCGACTAAAATCAAATAATCTTTTTGGAGCCATACCATCAAATCTATGCCATCTTCAATCTGTTCAAATATTTGACATTTCCATGAATAATATAGGTGGACATATTCCTTCATGCATAAAAAATTTCTCCTCGATGATAGATAAAAGAGACATTTTTCAAGTAAGTAACATGCAGATACATGTTAACTTAGATGATAATATTGGTCTAAACTATGAGATGGATACATTTATTATGTGGAAAGGAGTCAACCGCCAATTCAAAGAGATTCTGAGATTAATAAATCTAATTAATCTATCAAGTAATAAATTGAATGGAAAAATTCCCGAGGAGTTAACAAATCTTGTTGAATTGATTGAACTGAACATTTCGAAGAATAATTTGAGTGGAGCTATCCCAGCGAATATTGGGAACTTGAAGAAGTTACAGAAAG GAAAAATTCCTATTGGCACTCAACTACAAAGTTTTGATGCTTTGATGTACATCGATAATGATGGATTGTGTGGACGTCCACTGGCGAATTCATGTCTTGGCGATGAGTCACCAAATTATCATCAAGATCATTCAAGTTTTGTTGAAGATGAAGAATGGTTTGACATGTCAGGGCTTCATATGGGAATTGGAGTTGGATTTGTAGTCGGATTTGCTGGAATTTGTG AAATCTATTATGAAAAGCTTATTCATCAACTGGTGGTGTCTATCAAATGTCACAAGGTGGAGGTTTGCATTTCAAGTAGTACTAATGGATACTCCTCCATGAAGTTCATCAATTACAATGGCTCTGAAATTCTCTTCTTTTTGTAA